A single window of Entomoplasma ellychniae DNA harbors:
- a CDS encoding NAD(P)/FAD-dependent oxidoreductase produces the protein MKNHTNIKMTDILIIGAGPAGLTAAIYGSRAGLHTTIIEKEAPGGKMVKTDLIENYPGFLSINGADLSSQMFSQAMDLGAIFEFDEVIKVEKNENTFIVNTINQNVYCAKAIVIATGTLENKLGIDGEDKLYGKGVSYCAVCDGNFHKGKPVAIVGGGYSAVEEGIYLSRLVKKLYVLVRKDFFRVDQKTLEKLTNLKNVEVRFNTIATNVIGENKVEGLEILNTKTNELEKIEITGLFPYIGASPITQFVDNLQLHKNGEYFKADKKMHSNIKGVFIAGDVRDVALRQIAIAAGDGALAGQMAVNYIQEM, from the coding sequence ATGAAAAATCATACTAATATTAAAATGACTGATATTTTAATAATAGGTGCAGGTCCAGCTGGACTAACTGCAGCTATTTATGGTAGTAGAGCAGGTTTGCATACAACTATAATAGAAAAAGAAGCACCAGGTGGAAAAATGGTGAAAACTGATTTAATTGAAAACTATCCAGGATTCTTATCTATCAACGGAGCTGATTTATCTTCGCAAATGTTTTCACAAGCAATGGATTTGGGAGCAATATTTGAATTTGATGAAGTCATAAAAGTAGAAAAAAATGAAAATACTTTTATAGTTAACACTATCAATCAAAATGTTTATTGTGCTAAAGCAATAGTTATAGCAACAGGAACATTAGAAAATAAATTAGGCATTGATGGTGAAGATAAACTTTATGGAAAAGGTGTAAGTTATTGTGCTGTTTGTGATGGTAACTTTCACAAAGGAAAACCTGTAGCAATTGTTGGGGGTGGATATTCTGCAGTTGAAGAAGGCATATATTTATCTAGATTAGTAAAAAAATTATATGTACTAGTTAGAAAAGATTTTTTTAGAGTTGATCAAAAAACTTTAGAGAAGTTAACTAATTTAAAAAATGTAGAAGTAAGATTTAATACAATAGCTACAAATGTTATTGGTGAAAATAAAGTCGAAGGTTTAGAAATTTTGAACACTAAAACAAATGAACTAGAAAAAATTGAAATAACTGGTTTATTTCCATATATTGGGGCTAGTCCAATTACTCAGTTTGTAGACAACTTACAATTGCATAAAAATGGTGAATATTTTAAAGCTGATAAAAAAATGCACTCAAACATTAAAGGTGTATTTATTGCTGGTGATGTTAGAGATGTTGCTTTAAGGCAAATTGCTATTGCTGCTGGAGATGGGGCTCTTGCAGGTCAAATGGCTGTTAATTACATTCAAGAAATGTAA
- a CDS encoding folate family ECF transporter S component, which produces MFYTISNICFLITVLLLIITTTYWQRLFLRRVSIKNIVIIGMFVALSIVLTNFIGYGIRILGIQMMLGNFIIFTCGVLFGPFFGIVSGFCSDLTGSLLFIGSSFHFGYMLSKVLLGFFGGLVFLPQTNKLWKLRLVLYLCVGLMISSLVITPISLASVNGWEYVLLTFPKKLIIIPSQTIVYSILSFSTLNISYILLKSEANKISRPWFLKNQKIKVRS; this is translated from the coding sequence ATGTTTTATACAATATCTAATATATGCTTTTTAATAACTGTTTTATTACTTATTATTACAACAACTTATTGACAAAGGCTTTTTTTAAGAAGGGTAAGCATTAAAAATATTGTAATTATAGGAATGTTTGTAGCCTTAAGTATAGTCTTAACCAATTTTATTGGGTACGGAATTAGAATTTTAGGAATACAAATGATGTTGGGAAATTTCATAATATTTACTTGTGGAGTTTTATTCGGACCATTTTTTGGAATAGTTTCAGGATTTTGCTCTGATTTAACTGGTAGTTTATTATTTATTGGATCATCATTTCATTTTGGTTATATGCTATCAAAAGTTTTATTAGGTTTCTTTGGAGGATTAGTATTTTTACCTCAAACAAATAAATTATGAAAATTAAGATTAGTTCTATATTTATGTGTTGGGTTAATGATATCATCGCTTGTAATTACTCCAATATCTTTAGCTTCAGTAAATGGTTGAGAATATGTTTTATTAACATTTCCAAAAAAACTAATAATCATACCTTCGCAAACTATTGTATATTCGATTCTTTCGTTTTCAACTTTGAATATTTCTTATATCTTATTAAAAAGTGAAGCAAATAAAATTTCTAGGCCCTGATTTTTAAAAAATCAAAAAATCAAAGTTAGATCTTAA
- a CDS encoding bifunctional folylpolyglutamate synthase/dihydrofolate synthase, with translation MIQVSKDIIDINQRFQKIYNLDKVLNLLNNPQQNLPTISVVGTNGKGSTSFFISKGLLEKYNKVGLFTSPAFIYHNERIQINNKFISDEDLKHYIKITKKYVVEYKLTFFEIWTLIAILYFADNNVDIIVMEAGIGGVKDSTKLMSNQLLVVVSSISYDHIEVLGTSIEEIIFQKVNIAYKNVPLIISMDNLKYKDIIIKSLVNKNAIIWADSYEDKINYQKANKGLANKVLQHFKINYDLNNVQPPLGRFTQIEFKDIKIILDGAHNVDGINQLINSVNTKEWTVVYASIETKDYITILNTLKNNFEKVYITNFEYFKSWDINKINHNLKIKNIENFILTSKENLLICGSLYFVPLVYEFIIKQK, from the coding sequence ATGATACAAGTAAGTAAAGATATAATTGATATTAATCAAAGATTTCAAAAAATATATAATTTAGATAAGGTATTAAACTTATTAAATAACCCACAACAAAATTTACCAACAATATCTGTTGTTGGAACTAATGGAAAAGGAAGCACTTCATTTTTTATATCAAAAGGTTTACTAGAAAAATATAACAAAGTGGGTCTATTCACATCTCCAGCTTTTATTTACCACAATGAGCGAATCCAAATTAATAACAAGTTTATTTCAGATGAGGATTTAAAACACTATATTAAGATTACAAAAAAATATGTTGTTGAATATAAATTAACTTTTTTTGAAATATGAACTTTAATAGCAATATTGTATTTTGCTGACAATAATGTTGATATTATTGTCATGGAAGCTGGTATTGGTGGAGTGAAAGATTCAACTAAACTAATGAGTAATCAATTATTGGTTGTTGTAAGTTCTATTAGTTATGATCACATTGAAGTGCTTGGAACATCAATAGAAGAAATTATTTTCCAAAAAGTAAATATAGCTTATAAAAATGTGCCCTTGATTATTTCAATGGATAATTTAAAATATAAAGATATTATAATAAAAAGTTTAGTAAATAAGAACGCAATAATTTGAGCTGATTCATATGAAGATAAAATCAATTATCAAAAAGCAAATAAGGGTTTAGCTAATAAAGTTTTACAGCATTTTAAAATTAACTATGATTTAAACAATGTTCAACCACCACTTGGTAGATTTACCCAAATTGAATTTAAAGATATAAAAATAATTTTAGATGGAGCGCATAATGTTGATGGTATAAATCAATTAATAAATAGTGTAAACACAAAAGAATGAACAGTTGTGTATGCAAGTATTGAAACTAAAGATTATATAACAATTTTAAATACACTTAAAAACAATTTTGAGAAAGTTTATATAACCAACTTTGAATATTTTAAAAGTTGAGATATTAATAAAATTAATCATAATTTAAAAATAAAGAATATTGAAAACTTTATATTAACATCAAAAGAAAATTTACTTATCTGTGGAAGTTTGTACTTTGTTCCTTTGGTATATGAGTTTATAATTAAACAAAAATAA
- the uvrA gene encoding excinuclease ABC subunit UvrA gives MMQDKIIIKGARENNLKNVDLEIPKNKLIVFTGLSGSGKSSLAFSTIYAEGRRRYIESLSAYARQFLGGNEKPDVDSIDGLSPAISIDQKTTSHNPRSTVGTVTEIYDYLRLLYARVGTPFCVNGHGEINAISIKEIINNIKSQTVEDEQVYILAPIVRSKKGSQKDLFLKLSNEGFIRIIVDGEIRMLDEEIILEKNTRHDIDLVVDRLIFKNDEEIYSRIYSAIEIAIQYSDKLVKIKYPETKDKEDKTYSTSYSCSVCGFNIPELEPRLFSFNAPLGACEDCDGLGVRLKADPQLIIPDESLSIMQAGVVYFKNFLGTDNLEWQRFRTLCDYYYIDLNLPIENLTPKQKKAILKGSDEAVEIKLISSSGRRYDSYEQIEGVADLIQRRYFETKSEEIRKWYTKFMSSTICETCSGSRLNPTALSIKVNNKNIFEFTSMSISDELEFILNVQLSENQAKIANLVLTEITNRISFLNEVGLGYLDLARTATTLSGGEAQRIRLAKQIGSQLTGILYVLDEPSIGLHQRDNDKLINTLKHLRDLGNTLIVVEHDEDTMKVADWIVDVGPRAGEHGGEISFSGTYKDILKSNSITGQYLSGQKKVDVPKKRRIGTQRKLEILGAKENNLKNINVTIPLNKFVCITGVSGSGKSTLLEDIIYKGIRKNLSREHIVAGDFGKMKGLENIDKVIFISQEPIGKTPRSNPATYTGVFDDIRDLFTNLPEAKIRGYKKGRFSFNVPGGRCEHCYGDGVITISMQFMPSVEVTCEVCEGKRYNDETLQVKYKEKTISDVLGMTVATAALFFENIPSIKQKLDTILEVGLDYIKLGQSATTLSGGEAQRIKLSTYLLKKQTGQTMFLLDEPTTGLHVDDVKRLLAVLNRLVDLGNSVISIEHNLDFIKTVDHVIDLGPGGGVNGGLIVAQGTPEQVADAPGSYTGEYLKRYLYNDTSK, from the coding sequence ATAATGCAAGATAAAATAATAATCAAAGGAGCTAGAGAAAACAATCTAAAAAATGTTGATTTAGAAATTCCAAAAAATAAATTAATAGTATTTACAGGTTTATCAGGTAGTGGTAAATCATCTTTAGCATTTTCTACAATTTATGCAGAAGGTAGAAGAAGATATATAGAGTCTTTGTCAGCTTATGCAAGGCAATTTTTGGGAGGTAATGAAAAACCTGATGTTGATTCAATTGATGGATTATCACCAGCAATATCAATTGATCAAAAAACAACATCTCATAACCCAAGATCAACTGTTGGAACAGTTACTGAAATATATGATTACTTAAGACTGCTTTATGCAAGAGTGGGAACACCTTTTTGTGTTAATGGTCATGGAGAAATTAATGCTATAAGTATTAAGGAAATAATTAACAATATTAAATCTCAAACTGTTGAAGATGAACAAGTTTATATTTTAGCACCAATTGTTAGAAGTAAAAAAGGTAGTCAAAAAGATTTATTTTTAAAACTTTCAAATGAAGGTTTTATTAGAATTATTGTTGATGGCGAAATTCGAATGCTTGACGAAGAAATAATTTTGGAAAAAAATACAAGACATGATATTGACTTGGTAGTTGATCGTTTAATTTTTAAAAATGATGAAGAAATATATTCAAGAATTTACTCAGCTATTGAAATTGCAATTCAATATTCAGATAAATTAGTAAAAATAAAATACCCTGAAACAAAAGATAAGGAAGATAAAACTTACTCAACATCATACTCTTGTAGTGTTTGTGGTTTTAATATACCCGAGCTAGAGCCAAGGTTATTTTCTTTCAATGCACCTTTAGGTGCTTGTGAAGATTGCGATGGTTTAGGAGTGAGATTAAAAGCTGATCCACAACTTATTATTCCTGATGAAAGTTTATCTATTATGCAAGCAGGGGTAGTATATTTTAAAAATTTTTTAGGAACAGATAATTTAGAATGACAAAGATTTAGAACTTTGTGTGATTATTACTATATTGATTTAAACTTACCAATTGAAAACCTTACACCAAAACAAAAAAAAGCTATTTTAAAAGGTAGTGATGAGGCTGTAGAAATCAAATTAATTAGTAGTAGTGGAAGAAGATATGATTCATATGAGCAAATTGAAGGTGTAGCAGATTTAATCCAAAGAAGATATTTTGAAACTAAATCAGAAGAGATTCGAAAATGATATACAAAGTTCATGTCATCAACAATTTGTGAAACTTGTAGTGGGTCAAGATTAAATCCAACTGCTTTAAGTATAAAAGTAAATAACAAAAATATTTTTGAGTTTACAAGTATGAGTATTTCTGATGAGTTAGAGTTTATACTTAATGTTCAACTATCTGAAAATCAAGCAAAAATTGCTAATTTAGTGTTAACCGAAATAACTAACAGAATTAGTTTTTTAAATGAAGTTGGTTTAGGCTATCTGGATTTAGCTAGAACAGCAACTACTTTATCTGGTGGAGAAGCACAAAGAATTAGACTGGCAAAACAAATTGGGAGTCAATTAACAGGAATATTATATGTTTTAGATGAACCATCAATTGGTTTACATCAAAGAGATAACGATAAATTAATTAACACTCTAAAACATTTAAGAGATTTAGGTAACACTTTAATTGTTGTTGAACACGATGAAGATACAATGAAAGTTGCTGATTGAATTGTTGATGTTGGACCCAGAGCTGGAGAACATGGTGGAGAAATATCATTTAGTGGTACTTATAAAGATATTTTAAAATCTAACAGTATTACAGGACAATATTTATCTGGTCAAAAAAAAGTTGATGTTCCTAAAAAACGTCGTATTGGTACTCAAAGAAAACTAGAAATACTAGGTGCTAAAGAAAACAATTTAAAAAATATAAATGTAACTATACCTTTAAATAAATTTGTTTGTATAACTGGAGTTAGCGGTTCTGGTAAATCAACTTTATTAGAAGACATAATTTACAAAGGTATTCGAAAAAATCTTTCAAGAGAACACATTGTGGCTGGTGATTTTGGAAAAATGAAAGGTTTAGAGAATATTGATAAAGTTATATTTATATCTCAAGAACCAATTGGAAAAACACCAAGATCTAACCCAGCCACTTACACTGGTGTTTTTGACGATATTAGAGACTTATTTACTAACTTACCAGAAGCAAAAATTAGAGGATACAAAAAAGGCAGATTTTCATTCAATGTCCCTGGTGGAAGATGTGAACATTGTTATGGTGATGGTGTTATTACTATATCAATGCAATTTATGCCAAGTGTTGAAGTAACATGTGAAGTTTGTGAGGGTAAGAGATATAATGACGAAACACTTCAAGTTAAATACAAAGAAAAAACAATTTCAGACGTACTAGGTATGACAGTTGCTACTGCTGCACTTTTCTTTGAAAATATACCTTCAATAAAACAAAAATTAGATACTATTTTAGAAGTTGGTCTAGATTATATTAAGTTAGGTCAATCAGCAACTACTTTATCTGGTGGAGAAGCACAAAGAATTAAATTATCAACATATTTATTAAAAAAACAAACAGGTCAAACTATGTTTTTATTAGACGAACCTACAACAGGGTTACATGTTGATGACGTTAAGCGCTTATTAGCTGTTTTAAATAGATTAGTAGATTTAGGTAATTCAGTTATTTCAATTGAACACAATTTAGATTTTATCAAAACTGTTGATCATGTTATTGATCTTGGTCCTGGTGGTGGAGTTAACGGTGGTCTTATTGTTGCTCAAGGAACTCCAGAACAAGTTGCTGATGCCCCAGGTTCTTATACTGGTGAATATTTAAAAAGGTATTTATATAATGATACAAGTAAGTAA
- the uvrB gene encoding excinuclease ABC subunit UvrB has protein sequence MKYIKDNKFELKSDFQPSGDQPKAINDLIKGINENKKHQVLLGATGTGKTFTMANVITQINKPTLILAHNKTLAMQLYYELKEFFPNNRVEYFVSNFDYFQPEAYKPSTDLYINKDARVNMELDMLRMSAMNALSIRNDTIVVASVACIYPSQNPIEYASSFFELKTGQKISKKTLLLYLIKTGYTRNDIENLPGTFSAKGDIIKIVPGWTMNAMYRLSLFKDEIEMIDMLNVTTGSLIEKISTVTVYPAQAYVTPEDKLKQACLNIRAELTERIQEFKDEGKLLEAERIDQRTRFDLESLEEFGFVSGIENYSAHLDFRKSGQTPYSLLDYFKGDFLTIIDESHIMIPQTRGMYNTDRSRKTTLVEYGFRLPSALDNRPLNFEEFQSKLKQVIYTSATPGEYELEKVDNKVVEQIIRPTGLLDPVIEIKKTENQIEDIIEQIHERKKNNEKVFITTLTIRMSEDLTSYLQNRNIKVAYLHSELKTLQRSEILNDLRRGVYDAVVGVNLLREGLDLPEVSLVCVLDADKQGFLRNTKSLIQTAGRAARNVNGKVIFYADSTSTAMQEAIDETNRRRTIQEAYNIKHNITPKTITKKITDSLMSDSTKKQLSMIKKSKNKKGVYQATIDSIRVDMLQAAKDLDFEKAAILRDTIIELEAQKNEVK, from the coding sequence ATGAAATACATTAAAGATAATAAATTTGAATTAAAAAGTGACTTTCAACCATCTGGTGATCAACCAAAAGCCATTAATGATTTAATTAAAGGAATAAATGAAAATAAAAAACATCAAGTTCTACTTGGAGCTACTGGAACTGGTAAAACTTTTACAATGGCTAATGTTATTACACAAATAAATAAGCCTACTTTGATTCTTGCGCATAATAAAACACTTGCTATGCAACTTTATTATGAATTAAAAGAATTTTTCCCAAACAATAGAGTTGAGTACTTTGTTTCTAACTTTGATTACTTTCAACCTGAAGCCTATAAACCCTCAACTGACTTATATATAAACAAAGATGCAAGAGTTAATATGGAATTAGATATGTTGAGGATGAGTGCAATGAATGCTTTATCAATAAGAAACGACACAATTGTTGTTGCATCTGTTGCTTGTATTTATCCATCACAAAATCCAATTGAGTATGCTTCTAGTTTTTTTGAGTTAAAAACTGGGCAAAAAATTTCAAAAAAAACTCTTTTACTTTATTTAATTAAAACAGGTTATACAAGAAATGATATTGAAAATTTACCTGGTACTTTTAGTGCGAAAGGAGATATTATCAAAATTGTTCCTGGTTGAACTATGAATGCTATGTATCGATTGTCATTGTTTAAAGATGAAATAGAAATGATTGATATGTTAAATGTTACAACTGGAAGTTTAATCGAAAAAATAAGTACTGTAACAGTTTACCCAGCTCAAGCATATGTAACGCCAGAAGATAAACTTAAACAAGCTTGTTTAAACATAAGAGCAGAATTAACTGAAAGAATTCAGGAATTTAAAGATGAAGGAAAATTATTAGAAGCAGAGAGAATAGATCAAAGAACTAGATTTGATTTAGAAAGTTTAGAAGAGTTTGGTTTTGTTTCAGGAATTGAAAACTATTCAGCGCATTTAGATTTTAGAAAATCAGGGCAAACACCATATTCTCTTTTGGATTATTTCAAAGGTGATTTTTTAACAATTATTGATGAATCACATATAATGATTCCTCAAACAAGAGGAATGTATAATACTGATAGGTCTAGAAAAACAACTTTGGTTGAATATGGTTTTAGACTACCATCAGCTTTAGACAATAGACCTTTAAATTTTGAAGAATTCCAGTCAAAATTAAAACAAGTTATTTACACATCAGCCACACCTGGAGAATATGAATTAGAAAAAGTAGATAACAAAGTTGTTGAACAAATAATCAGACCGACAGGTTTATTAGATCCAGTAATTGAAATCAAAAAAACAGAAAATCAAATTGAAGATATTATTGAACAAATACATGAACGTAAAAAAAATAATGAAAAAGTTTTTATTACAACACTAACAATAAGAATGAGTGAAGATTTAACTAGTTACTTGCAAAATAGAAATATAAAAGTAGCCTATTTACACTCAGAACTTAAGACATTGCAAAGATCTGAAATTTTGAATGATTTAAGAAGAGGTGTTTATGATGCTGTTGTTGGGGTTAATTTATTAAGAGAAGGGCTTGACTTACCAGAAGTAAGTTTAGTTTGCGTTTTAGATGCAGATAAACAAGGTTTTTTAAGAAATACTAAGTCTTTAATTCAAACTGCTGGACGTGCTGCTAGAAATGTTAATGGTAAAGTTATATTTTATGCTGACTCGACATCAACAGCTATGCAAGAAGCTATTGATGAAACCAATAGAAGAAGAACTATTCAGGAAGCTTATAATATTAAACATAATATCACACCCAAAACTATTACTAAAAAAATTACAGATTCATTGATGAGTGATTCAACTAAAAAACAATTATCAATGATCAAAAAATCTAAAAATAAAAAGGGTGTTTATCAAGCAACTATTGATTCTATAAGAGTTGACATGTTACAAGCAGCTAAAGATTTAGATTTTGAAAAAGCAGCAATTTTAAGAGATACAATAATTGAACTTGAAGCGCAAAAAAACGAGGTAAAATAA
- the hprK gene encoding HPr(Ser) kinase/phosphatase: MSHFFIKDLLERIKMQVLSGKDHLDREITVYGLNRAGLELTGFITLNEDKKHKRAILLSSKESEYMKQFNDQEAFSKYELLLQMGSPVIIITKKFKDIRLVEVAKKYNFPLLQTNNPSTSEVTQKILDVYDIFFAPSIETHSTLMNIFGKGVLIFGQSGIGKSEVSLELMKKNHLFVGDDRIILTNKNSELFGKSHPMLKNLIEVRGIGIIDVSKIQGHQLIMDETKIHMGIELFKFDNKEADTTDRLGSDWYKKEFLGITIPYLSVPVSAGRNLANIIESAVGQLKVQDAEPDFDIIKLLAERNK; encoded by the coding sequence ATGTCACATTTTTTTATTAAAGACTTATTAGAAAGAATTAAAATGCAAGTGTTAAGTGGTAAAGATCATTTAGACAGAGAGATTACAGTTTATGGTTTAAATAGAGCGGGTTTAGAGTTAACTGGTTTTATAACATTAAACGAAGATAAAAAACACAAAAGAGCTATTTTATTGTCTTCGAAAGAAAGTGAATACATGAAACAGTTTAATGACCAAGAAGCATTTAGTAAATACGAATTGCTTTTACAAATGGGGTCGCCTGTAATTATAATAACTAAAAAATTTAAAGATATAAGACTAGTTGAAGTTGCCAAAAAATACAATTTTCCTTTACTTCAAACTAATAATCCTTCGACAAGTGAGGTTACTCAAAAAATATTAGATGTATATGATATCTTTTTTGCGCCATCAATTGAAACTCATTCAACTTTAATGAATATTTTTGGTAAAGGTGTTTTAATATTTGGCCAATCAGGAATCGGTAAATCAGAAGTCTCTCTTGAATTAATGAAAAAAAATCATTTATTTGTAGGGGATGACAGAATCATATTAACTAACAAAAATAGTGAATTATTTGGTAAGTCTCACCCAATGCTAAAAAACCTTATTGAAGTTAGGGGAATTGGAATTATTGATGTATCTAAAATCCAAGGGCATCAGTTAATAATGGATGAAACAAAAATTCATATGGGAATTGAGTTGTTTAAATTTGATAACAAAGAAGCAGATACAACTGATAGATTAGGTAGTGATTGATATAAAAAAGAGTTTTTAGGAATCACAATCCCTTACTTAAGTGTACCTGTTAGTGCTGGTCGAAATTTAGCTAACATTATTGAATCTGCTGTTGGTCAATTAAAAGTTCAAGATGCTGAACCAGATTTTGATATTATAAAATTACTAGCTGAAAGAAACAAATAA
- a CDS encoding prolipoprotein diacylglyceryl transferase family protein, whose protein sequence is MFKQGMTIDDYIKYLQGMNKEIGDSSLLFGIISAYPVFMVLAVFTVIAICMYQLKVKGIPTRDFEIGLIIVVPAAVLGASIFGKIFLPNYQQWSNVFKIVFFWEPGTSFFGCLFFGVVSGLIWFSYRSKETRISTWVYFDIIIVNILIGQAIGRWGNLYNHEIMGWDVDYDQIKWLPSFIRNRLFYFPNFGEFKTINGEYLPLDWVSKYKENTAFLTDYVNASNTPLSKVVQKEIQFKAPIFLIEGILNITLWLILTFGVKNIHKVINYKNNPWVTQPKAFPIHWNKNYKSLPQKEIVEWPTLSTIKYKKTKEGELTLNLKNVWKKAFFWKTPDYEQNVQLFNKNEEWKKQYNIDKKKLSKKMFKDKYNIQIRIFNINPYSKEITKANNPENFKVIMSGVLTGCYIFGYGLIRIVLETTRRPTEYIISNHPIADFIVLSLILTIGIFIICINQFISPKKWREVGWLYEKSY, encoded by the coding sequence ATGTTCAAACAAGGTATGACTATTGATGACTATATAAAGTACTTGCAAGGTATGAATAAAGAAATAGGAGACTCAAGTCTTCTTTTTGGCATTATTAGTGCATACCCAGTGTTTATGGTTTTAGCTGTATTTACTGTAATAGCAATTTGTATGTATCAATTAAAAGTTAAAGGAATACCAACAAGGGATTTTGAAATAGGTTTGATTATAGTCGTACCAGCAGCTGTTCTTGGAGCTAGTATATTTGGTAAAATATTTTTACCAAATTACCAACAATGAAGTAATGTATTTAAAATAGTATTTTTTTGAGAACCTGGAACTTCTTTTTTTGGTTGTCTTTTTTTTGGGGTAGTCTCTGGTTTAATTTGATTTAGTTATAGAAGCAAAGAAACAAGAATTTCTACATGAGTTTATTTTGATATTATAATAGTTAATATCTTAATTGGTCAAGCAATTGGTAGATGAGGTAATTTATATAATCATGAAATTATGGGATGAGATGTTGATTATGATCAAATTAAATGGTTACCTAGTTTTATAAGAAACAGATTATTTTATTTTCCTAATTTTGGAGAATTCAAAACAATTAATGGAGAATACCTTCCACTAGATTGAGTTTCTAAATACAAAGAGAATACTGCTTTTCTAACAGATTATGTAAATGCATCAAATACACCATTATCAAAAGTTGTACAAAAGGAAATTCAATTTAAAGCACCAATTTTTTTAATTGAGGGAATTTTGAATATAACTTTATGGTTGATTTTAACTTTTGGTGTAAAAAATATTCACAAAGTAATAAACTATAAAAATAACCCTTGAGTAACTCAACCTAAGGCTTTCCCAATTCACTGAAATAAAAATTATAAATCATTACCCCAAAAAGAAATTGTAGAATGACCAACACTTTCAACAATAAAATACAAAAAAACAAAAGAAGGTGAGTTAACCTTAAATTTAAAAAATGTTTGAAAAAAAGCGTTTTTTTGAAAAACTCCAGATTATGAGCAAAATGTGCAGTTATTTAACAAAAACGAAGAATGAAAAAAACAATATAACATCGATAAGAAAAAGTTATCTAAAAAAATGTTTAAAGATAAATATAATATTCAAATAAGAATTTTTAATATAAACCCTTATTCAAAGGAAATTACAAAAGCTAATAATCCTGAAAATTTTAAAGTCATAATGTCTGGTGTATTAACTGGGTGTTATATATTTGGTTATGGATTAATAAGAATAGTTTTAGAAACAACCAGAAGACCTACTGAATATATAATCTCAAACCATCCAATAGCAGACTTTATAGTGTTATCATTAATTTTAACAATAGGTATTTTTATAATTTGCATAAATCAATTTATAAGTCCAAAAAAATGAAGGGAAGTAGGATGACTATATGAAAAATCATACTAA